A genome region from Clupea harengus chromosome 7, Ch_v2.0.2, whole genome shotgun sequence includes the following:
- the LOC105907744 gene encoding tripartite motif-containing protein 16-like: MAESSTQRQDSFTCPVCLDLIKDPVTVPCGHTYCLVCIKGCWDQEDGKGIYSCPQCRQTFRPRPILGRNILIAEMVEEFRKTRIQTDVPAHYSAGPGDVECDVCTGRKLKAVKSCLECLVSYCETHYKVHNELNPGRKHSVIDATGHLQERICSRHKKVFEIFCRTDQSCICYLCTMDKHKGHDTVTAAAERTNKQRQLGQTQRRSQQRIQEREKELKELRKAVKTLKSSAQTSVEDSERIFTEMIRSIERRRSEVKEQIRAQEKAEVSRAEGLLKRLEQEIAELKRRDAKLEQLSHTEDHIHFLKTFQSVSETPESKDLSCISVNQGFSFEAVKKSVSSLKTQLENFCKEEVMKISASVTKVQAIMPPELTTREDFLQYSCHFTLDPNTANRNFHLSTGNRRVKRKNKVQSYSDHPERFDEWCYQVLCREGVSGRCYWEVEWSGEWVNISVSYKSISRRGQVNDCWFGRNDQSWRLTINRTSSSFWHNNKETKLPLVASSRIGVYVDHRAGTLAFYSISDTMTLLHRVQTTFTYTLYLGFGLDTGSSVKLL, from the exons GTTACCGTTCCATGTGGGCACACTTATTGTCTGGTCTGTATTAAAGGttgctgggatcaggaagatgGTAAAGGcatctacagctgcccccagtgcagacagacatttAGGCCAAGACCTATTCTCGGTAGAAACATTCTGATTGCTGAAATGGTGGAGGAATTTAGGAAGACCAGAATCCAAACTGATGTTCCTGCTCACTATtctgctggacctggagatgtggagtgtgacgtctgcactgggagaaaactcaaagctgtgaagtcctgtctggaatGTCTGGTGTCGTACTGTGAAACGCACTACAAAGTTCACAATGAACTTAATCCTGGACGAAAACACTCAGTGATTGATGCCACAGGCCATCTACAGGAGAGGATCTGCTCTCGTcataagaaggtttttgaaatattttgtcgaaCCGATCAGAGTTGTATCTGCTATCTGTGCACGATGGACAAacataaaggccatgacacagtcACTGCTGCAGCAGAACGGACAAACAAACAG AGGCAGTTGgggcagacccagaggagatcccagcagagaatccaggagagagagaaggagctgaaggagctgaggaaggctgtgaagactctcaag agctctgcacagacatcagtggaggacagtgagaggatctttactgagatgatccgctccattgagagaaggcgctctgaggtgaaagagcagatcagagctcaggagaaggctgaggtgagtcgggctgaaggactcctgaagcgactggagcaggagattgctgagctgaagaggagagatgctaagctggagcagctttcacacacagaggatcacatccattttCTCAAG actttccagtcggtcagtgagacacctgagtctaaagacttatcctgcatctctgtgaaccaaggcttctcttttgaggctgtgaagaaatctgtctcctcactaaagacacagctggagaatttctgcaaggaggaagtcatgaagatatctgcatcag tgACTAAAGTCCAGGCCATTATGCCTCCTGAACTGACAACAAGAGAGGATTTCCTACAAT actcctgtcatttcacactggatccaaacacagcaaacagaaactTCCATCTGTCTACggggaacaggagggtgaagagaaaaaataaagtcCAGTCATAttctgatcatccagagagatttgatgagtGGTGttatcaggtgctgtgtagagagggtgtgtctggacgctgctactgggaggttgagtggagtggggagtgggttaatatatcagtctcatataaaagcatcagcaggagaggacaggTTAATGACTGTTGGTTTGGACgtaatgatcagtcctggagaCTGACCATCAACCGCACCAGCTCCTCTTTCTGGCACAATAATAAAGAGActaaactccctctagtggccagctccagaataggagtgtatgtggatcacagggcaggaactctggccttctacagtatctctgacacaatgaccctcctgcacagagtccagaccacattcacttacacactctaCCTTGGGTTTGGGCTAGATACTggatcatcagtgaagctgctgtga
- the LOC116221178 gene encoding tripartite motif-containing protein 16-like isoform X2: MAEAAPSNHELITCSICLDLLRDPVTTNCGHSYCMGCITSFWDQEYQKGVYSCPQCRQTFTPRPVLSKNHIFAELVEQIKKTRIQAAAPVPCTAGPGDVECDVCTGRKLKAVKSCLECLVSYCETHYKVHNDIHPGRKHKVTDATGQLQERICTQHEKPQEIFCRTDQSCVCLLCLVDEHKGHDTVSASAGRRDKQTHLGETQSKIQQRIQEREKDLQELRKVVETLKSSAQTAVEDSERIFTEMIRSIERRRSEVKELIRAQEKAETFQSVSETPESKDLSCISVKQGLSFEAVKKSVSSLKMQLENFCKEEVMKISASVTEVQAILSLEPTTREDFLQYSCDFTLDPNTAHRKLHLSEGNRRVECSTKAQSYPDHPERFEQGCCQVLCREGVSGRCYWEVDWSGWGVYIAVSYKSISRRGVGNECWFGRNDQSWRLELSRSSSLFLHNNKQTKLNLVASSRIGVYVDHRAGTLAFYSISDTMTLLHRVQTTFTHTLYPGFGLGFGSSVKLL, from the exons ATGGCAGAAGCAGCTCCAAGTAACCACGAACTTATTACATGTTCGATTTGTTTGGATCTTCTTAGGGATCCAGTGACTACTAATTGTGGACACAGTTACTGTATGGGCTGCATTACGAGCTTTTGGGATCAGGAATATCAGAAgggagtctacagctgcccccagtgcagacagacgttcACCCCAAGACCCGTTTTAAGCAAAAATCATATTTTTGCTGAGCTGGTGGAACAGATCAAGAAGACCAGAATCcaagctgctgctcctgttccGTGtactgctggacctggagatgtggagtgtgacgtctgcactgggagaaaactcaaagctgtgaagtcctgtctggaatgtctggtttcatactgtgaaactcactacAAAGTTCACAATGACATACACCCTGGGCGCAAACACAAGGTGACTGATGCCACAGGCCAGCTACAGGAGAGGATTTGCACCCAACATGAGAAGCCTCAGGAGATATTTTGTCGTACGGACcaaagttgtgtttgtttgctttgtctggtggatgaacacaaaggccatgacactgtgtcagcctctgcagggaggagagataaacag ACACACTTGGGGGAGACCCAGAGTAaaatccagcagagaatccaggagagagagaaggatctgcaggagctgaggaaggttgtggagactctcaag agctctgcacagacagcagtggaggacagtgagaggatctttactgagatgatccgctccattgagagaaggcgctctgaggtgaaagagctgatcagagctcaggagaaggctgag ACATTCCAGTCGGTCAGTGAGACACCTGAGTCTAAAGACTtatcctgcatctctgtgaagcaaggcctctcttttgaggctgtgaagaaatctgtctcctcactaaAGATGCAGCTGGAGAATTTCTGCAAGGAGGAAGTCATGAAGATATCTGCATCAG tgACTGAAGTCCAGGCTATTTTGTCTCTTGAACCtacaaccagagaggatttcctacaat actcatgcgacttcacactggatccaaacacagcacacagaaaactccatctgtctgaggggaacaggagggtggaatGTAGTACTAAGGcccagtcatatcctgatcatccagagagatttgaacAGGGGTGttgtcaggtgctgtgtagagagggtgtgtctggacgctgctactgggaggttgattggagtgggtggggggttTATATagcagtctcatataaaagcatcagcaggagaggagtgggtaATGAGTGTTGGTTTGGACgtaatgatcagtcctggagaCTGGAGCTCTCCCGCAGCAGCTCCCTTTTCCTTCACAATAATAAACAGACTAAACTCAAtctagtggccagctccagaataggagtgtatgtggatcacagggcaggaactctggccttctacagcatctctgacacaatgaccctcctgcacagagtccagaccacattcactcacacactctaccctgggtttgGGCTTGGGTTTggatcatcagtgaagctgTTGTGA
- the LOC116221178 gene encoding tripartite motif-containing protein 16-like isoform X1 — protein sequence MAEAAPSNHELITCSICLDLLRDPVTTNCGHSYCMGCITSFWDQEYQKGVYSCPQCRQTFTPRPVLSKNHIFAELVEQIKKTRIQAAAPVPCTAGPGDVECDVCTGRKLKAVKSCLECLVSYCETHYKVHNDIHPGRKHKVTDATGQLQERICTQHEKPQEIFCRTDQSCVCLLCLVDEHKGHDTVSASAGRRDKQTHLGETQSKIQQRIQEREKDLQELRKVVETLKSSAQTAVEDSERIFTEMIRSIERRRSEVKELIRAQEKAEVSRAEGLLKRLEKEIAELKRRDAELEQLSHTEDDIHFLKTFQSVSETPESKDLSCISVKQGLSFEAVKKSVSSLKMQLENFCKEEVMKISASVTEVQAILSLEPTTREDFLQYSCDFTLDPNTAHRKLHLSEGNRRVECSTKAQSYPDHPERFEQGCCQVLCREGVSGRCYWEVDWSGWGVYIAVSYKSISRRGVGNECWFGRNDQSWRLELSRSSSLFLHNNKQTKLNLVASSRIGVYVDHRAGTLAFYSISDTMTLLHRVQTTFTHTLYPGFGLGFGSSVKLL from the exons ATGGCAGAAGCAGCTCCAAGTAACCACGAACTTATTACATGTTCGATTTGTTTGGATCTTCTTAGGGATCCAGTGACTACTAATTGTGGACACAGTTACTGTATGGGCTGCATTACGAGCTTTTGGGATCAGGAATATCAGAAgggagtctacagctgcccccagtgcagacagacgttcACCCCAAGACCCGTTTTAAGCAAAAATCATATTTTTGCTGAGCTGGTGGAACAGATCAAGAAGACCAGAATCcaagctgctgctcctgttccGTGtactgctggacctggagatgtggagtgtgacgtctgcactgggagaaaactcaaagctgtgaagtcctgtctggaatgtctggtttcatactgtgaaactcactacAAAGTTCACAATGACATACACCCTGGGCGCAAACACAAGGTGACTGATGCCACAGGCCAGCTACAGGAGAGGATTTGCACCCAACATGAGAAGCCTCAGGAGATATTTTGTCGTACGGACcaaagttgtgtttgtttgctttgtctggtggatgaacacaaaggccatgacactgtgtcagcctctgcagggaggagagataaacag ACACACTTGGGGGAGACCCAGAGTAaaatccagcagagaatccaggagagagagaaggatctgcaggagctgaggaaggttgtggagactctcaag agctctgcacagacagcagtggaggacagtgagaggatctttactgagatgatccgctccattgagagaaggcgctctgaggtgaaagagctgatcagagctcaggagaaggctgaggtgagtcgggctgaaggactcctgaagcgactggagaaggagattgctgagctgaagaggagagatgctgagctggagcagctttcacacacagaggatgacatccatttcctcaag ACATTCCAGTCGGTCAGTGAGACACCTGAGTCTAAAGACTtatcctgcatctctgtgaagcaaggcctctcttttgaggctgtgaagaaatctgtctcctcactaaAGATGCAGCTGGAGAATTTCTGCAAGGAGGAAGTCATGAAGATATCTGCATCAG tgACTGAAGTCCAGGCTATTTTGTCTCTTGAACCtacaaccagagaggatttcctacaat actcatgcgacttcacactggatccaaacacagcacacagaaaactccatctgtctgaggggaacaggagggtggaatGTAGTACTAAGGcccagtcatatcctgatcatccagagagatttgaacAGGGGTGttgtcaggtgctgtgtagagagggtgtgtctggacgctgctactgggaggttgattggagtgggtggggggttTATATagcagtctcatataaaagcatcagcaggagaggagtgggtaATGAGTGTTGGTTTGGACgtaatgatcagtcctggagaCTGGAGCTCTCCCGCAGCAGCTCCCTTTTCCTTCACAATAATAAACAGACTAAACTCAAtctagtggccagctccagaataggagtgtatgtggatcacagggcaggaactctggccttctacagcatctctgacacaatgaccctcctgcacagagtccagaccacattcactcacacactctaccctgggtttgGGCTTGGGTTTggatcatcagtgaagctgTTGTGA